A single window of Flagellimonas maritima DNA harbors:
- a CDS encoding M16 family metallopeptidase, producing MKKLLLSTFFILTASNFLVAQEVTFEEYDLNNGLHVILHQDNTAPVVTTAVMYHVGSKDEDPQKTGFAHFFEHLLFEGTKNIERGEWDKIVSSNGGSGNANTFLDRTYYYETFPSNSLETGLWLESERLLHPIIGQIGVDTQKEVVQEERRLRVDNSPYGAFFDEILKNLYTKHPYRWGVIGSLDHLASATLDDFKNFNKVYYVPNNAVLVVAGDIDKEKTKKLISDYFGPIPRGADIQRKEIVEDPITTTINAEYRDPNIQIPAILLAYRTPGQAEREAYVINMISTYLSDGESSKLYKKLVDEKKMALQIFSVPIDAEDYSSYIVGALPVGENSIQDLKKEIDEEILKVQSELISEKDYQKLQNKFENRFVNANSSIQGIANSLAENYMLRDDTNLINTEIDIYRSITREEIMEVAKKYLNTNQRLELEYLPEQKEAN from the coding sequence ATGAAAAAACTCTTACTATCAACATTTTTCATACTCACAGCAAGCAATTTTCTTGTAGCTCAAGAAGTTACTTTTGAAGAGTATGATCTAAACAATGGCCTGCATGTGATTTTACATCAGGATAATACTGCGCCAGTAGTAACTACAGCAGTTATGTACCACGTGGGGTCTAAAGATGAAGATCCACAAAAAACAGGTTTTGCCCATTTTTTTGAACATCTCTTGTTTGAGGGAACAAAGAATATAGAACGTGGGGAATGGGACAAAATAGTCTCGTCCAACGGCGGTAGCGGAAATGCCAATACGTTTTTGGATAGAACCTATTATTACGAGACATTCCCGTCCAATAGTCTGGAAACAGGCCTTTGGTTGGAATCTGAAAGATTGCTTCACCCCATTATAGGCCAAATAGGTGTCGATACGCAGAAAGAAGTGGTTCAAGAAGAAAGAAGGCTACGGGTGGACAATTCCCCTTATGGAGCTTTTTTCGATGAGATTTTGAAGAACCTCTATACAAAGCATCCTTACAGATGGGGGGTAATCGGATCTTTGGACCATTTGGCAAGTGCAACGCTGGATGATTTTAAGAACTTTAATAAAGTCTACTATGTTCCGAACAATGCCGTTTTGGTAGTTGCAGGGGATATTGATAAGGAAAAGACAAAAAAATTGATTTCCGACTACTTTGGACCAATTCCAAGAGGAGCCGATATACAGCGAAAAGAAATAGTGGAAGACCCCATTACGACAACAATAAATGCTGAATACCGTGACCCAAATATTCAGATTCCTGCAATATTATTGGCTTATAGAACCCCTGGTCAAGCGGAAAGAGAGGCATATGTCATTAATATGATATCAACTTATTTAAGTGACGGGGAAAGTTCAAAGCTTTACAAGAAATTGGTAGACGAGAAAAAAATGGCGCTTCAAATATTTTCAGTGCCAATAGATGCCGAAGATTATAGTTCTTATATTGTGGGAGCCCTTCCAGTGGGCGAAAATTCCATTCAGGATTTAAAGAAAGAAATTGATGAAGAAATTTTAAAGGTACAATCAGAATTGATTTCTGAAAAAGATTATCAAAAGCTACAGAATAAGTTTGAAAACAGGTTTGTAAATGCAAACAGCAGCATTCAAGGAATTGCGAATTCCCTTGCCGAAAATTATATGCTTCGTGATGATACCAACCTCATCAATACAGAGATAGATATTTACCGCTCCATTACTCGAGAAGAAATCATGGAAGTTGCTAAAAAATATCTCAATACAAATCAAAGGTTGGAGCTAGAATATTTACCAGAACAAAAAGAAGCCAATTAA
- a CDS encoding M16 family metallopeptidase, whose protein sequence is MKKYIILSLLSLFMMVSYGQIDRTKQPKPGPAPKINLQEPARFSLNNGLEVMVVENHKLPRVSMQLTIDNPPILQGNKAGVADLTSSLMGKGSKSIPKDEFYEEVDFLGATISIGDQSASARCLSKYFPRILELMADASINPNFTQDEFDKEKDKLLTGIKSQEKDVSAIATRVQLALAYGKNHPYGEITSEETVNNVRLADVEQHYRSYFVPANAYLVIIGDVDFNNVKELVTTYFTPWSKAVPPSFSYSKPTDAQYAQINFVDVPNAVQSEVAVQNITELKMKDEDYLDALLANRILGGGSQARLFKNLREDKGYTYGSYSSVRDNKYSPMRFSAYAEVRNVVTDSAVVQILGEIDNMITAPVSDEELKNAKAKYAGSFVMALEKPETIANYALNIETEDLPEDFYKTYLERIEAVTIADVQNAAQKYFSTDNARVVVTGKGSEVLENLEKVSFDGKKLPVLYYDKYANKTEKPDYEAAIPEGITVDAILAKYIEAIGGKEKLEAVESYAMIAEAEMQGMKLELEMKKTTKDQFMQDIKVMGNSMQKQVLDGDKGYMVAQGQRKDLSDEEIVKVKEESAAFPELNYLAAGNITLEGVEPVGDKKAYKLKITDAKSAFYDMETGLKLQEVRTEEVQGQQMINTLEYSDYKDVSGIKFPFKLSQTMGPQSFDFLVKEIKVNEGVSAADFE, encoded by the coding sequence ATGAAAAAGTATATAATTCTTTCTTTACTATCCTTGTTTATGATGGTATCGTACGGACAAATAGATAGAACCAAACAACCAAAACCAGGACCTGCACCAAAAATAAATTTACAAGAACCAGCACGCTTCAGCTTAAATAATGGGCTAGAGGTCATGGTCGTTGAAAACCACAAATTACCAAGGGTTTCCATGCAATTGACTATTGACAACCCTCCAATTTTACAAGGAAACAAGGCGGGCGTGGCAGATTTAACATCAAGCTTAATGGGCAAAGGCTCCAAATCAATTCCTAAAGATGAGTTTTACGAAGAGGTAGATTTTCTTGGTGCAACCATAAGTATAGGTGACCAAAGTGCATCGGCACGCTGTCTCTCAAAATATTTCCCTAGAATTTTGGAGCTTATGGCAGACGCATCCATCAATCCAAATTTTACACAGGATGAATTTGATAAAGAAAAAGATAAGCTTCTTACAGGAATAAAATCACAGGAAAAAGATGTTTCTGCCATTGCTACAAGGGTTCAATTGGCTCTTGCTTACGGTAAAAATCATCCTTATGGTGAAATTACCAGCGAGGAAACCGTTAACAATGTTAGGCTAGCAGATGTAGAACAGCATTACAGATCATACTTTGTACCTGCCAATGCTTATCTGGTAATTATTGGGGATGTTGATTTTAACAATGTAAAGGAACTCGTGACCACGTATTTTACACCTTGGTCCAAAGCGGTTCCTCCCTCATTTAGTTATTCCAAACCAACTGATGCACAATATGCTCAAATTAACTTTGTAGATGTTCCAAATGCAGTACAGTCCGAAGTGGCCGTGCAAAATATTACCGAACTCAAAATGAAGGACGAAGATTATTTGGATGCCCTTTTGGCCAATAGAATTCTTGGAGGTGGTTCCCAGGCAAGACTCTTCAAAAATTTGAGAGAAGATAAGGGTTATACCTATGGTTCCTATTCTTCCGTTAGAGATAATAAATACAGTCCTATGCGTTTCAGTGCCTACGCAGAAGTAAGAAATGTAGTTACTGATAGTGCCGTAGTCCAAATTTTGGGTGAAATCGATAATATGATTACTGCGCCGGTAAGTGATGAAGAGCTCAAAAATGCCAAGGCTAAATATGCAGGAAGTTTTGTAATGGCACTGGAAAAGCCTGAAACAATTGCAAATTATGCTTTAAATATAGAAACTGAAGATTTACCAGAGGATTTTTACAAGACCTATTTAGAAAGAATTGAGGCCGTTACAATTGCAGATGTACAAAATGCTGCGCAAAAATACTTTTCCACTGATAATGCAAGGGTTGTGGTTACAGGCAAAGGAAGTGAAGTCTTGGAAAATCTTGAAAAGGTAAGTTTTGATGGCAAAAAATTACCTGTTCTCTATTATGATAAATATGCGAACAAAACAGAAAAGCCCGACTATGAAGCTGCGATTCCTGAAGGCATAACTGTTGACGCCATACTTGCAAAATATATAGAAGCCATAGGAGGTAAGGAAAAGCTAGAGGCTGTTGAATCTTATGCCATGATTGCAGAGGCAGAAATGCAGGGAATGAAATTGGAACTGGAAATGAAAAAAACCACCAAAGACCAATTTATGCAAGATATAAAAGTGATGGGCAACTCCATGCAAAAACAGGTTTTGGATGGAGATAAGGGCTATATGGTGGCTCAAGGTCAGCGTAAGGACCTTTCCGATGAAGAAATAGTTAAAGTAAAAGAGGAATCGGCAGCTTTTCCTGAACTGAATTATCTGGCGGCAGGCAATATAACATTGGAGGGCGTTGAACCCGTTGGTGATAAAAAAGCCTATAAACTCAAAATAACAGATGCCAAATCCGCTTTTTATGACATGGAAACCGGTCTTAAGCTTCAAGAAGTACGAACTGAAGAAGTACAAGGACAGCAAATGATAAATACGCTGGAGTATAGTGATTATAAAGATGTATCAGGAATCAAATTTCCATTTAAGTTATCACAGACTATGGGACCACAAAGTTTCGATTTTCTTGTAAAGGAAATCAAAGTTAATGAAGGAGTTTCAGCTGCTGATTTTGAATAA
- a CDS encoding DMT family transporter: MGKQNRKWVYLIVLSVIWGTSYILIKKGLEGFSPIQLGAVRIVMAALFLFIIGFRSLRTISKKEWFWVGVSGIIGSFVPMFLFAYAETEIDSSIASILNSLVPLFTLFIGLMAFGVKFTKNQFLGVTIGLVGAAFLIFFGTKVNPDQNYWYAGFVVIATICYACNANIIKNKLQDVSPMGIAVGNFSVILLPGIVILFFSGFLDKEVVEGPYFLSSLGYIVILCIMGTCVAKVMFNKLVQISNAVFSVSVTYLIPIVGIFWGLIDGEKFSIKQLLAALVILLGVYLVNKKKTPQRASSNKN, translated from the coding sequence GTGGGCAAACAAAACCGTAAGTGGGTTTATCTTATCGTACTTTCTGTAATCTGGGGCACATCCTATATATTAATAAAGAAAGGATTGGAAGGTTTTAGCCCAATTCAGTTGGGAGCTGTACGGATTGTTATGGCAGCTCTTTTTCTTTTTATTATCGGATTTAGATCTTTAAGAACTATTTCAAAAAAAGAATGGTTTTGGGTAGGGGTTTCCGGTATAATAGGAAGCTTTGTCCCAATGTTTTTGTTTGCTTATGCCGAAACCGAAATAGATAGTAGTATTGCATCCATATTGAACTCCCTGGTTCCTCTTTTTACTTTATTTATTGGATTAATGGCTTTTGGGGTTAAATTTACCAAGAACCAGTTTTTAGGGGTTACCATCGGATTAGTGGGGGCAGCTTTTCTTATTTTCTTCGGGACAAAAGTGAATCCAGATCAAAATTATTGGTATGCAGGATTTGTAGTTATTGCCACCATTTGTTATGCGTGCAACGCCAATATTATTAAAAATAAACTTCAGGATGTTTCCCCAATGGGTATCGCAGTTGGAAATTTTTCTGTGATTTTGTTGCCAGGCATAGTTATTCTGTTTTTTTCAGGTTTTTTGGATAAGGAAGTAGTTGAAGGCCCATATTTTTTGAGCTCATTGGGTTACATCGTTATTCTATGCATAATGGGTACCTGTGTCGCGAAAGTAATGTTCAACAAATTGGTTCAGATCTCCAATGCGGTATTTTCTGTATCGGTGACGTATTTGATTCCAATTGTTGGTATTTTTTGGGGCTTGATCGATGGCGAAAAATTCTCGATCAAACAGTTATTGGCAGCTCTGGTAATTTTGTTGGGAGTTTATCTTGTGAACAAAAAAAAGACGCCACAAAGGGCGTCTTCCAATAAAAATTGA
- a CDS encoding transporter, with amino-acid sequence MKNYISAIFLIATAAFYAQETTDESEKWSAGRPDGHAPISVMGDHMHGKGEWMFSYRYMYMNMDELKQGSDNASFNDALANYMVTPTKMPMNMHMLGVMYAPSNKVTLMAMFNYLSMEMDHITRMGGTFTTEANGFGDIQFSILYRFFNKNKQTLHGQFGISIPTGSITESDVTPATAPNEVELPYPMQIGSGTFDPSLALTYLGQNESLSWGSQIRGVFRFGENDREYRYGNHYSLNNWVAVKASDWVSISARLEGLIVGEIEGEDPNLNPMMVITADTNNSGGTFINSGIGINTYVPTGKLKNLRFGVEFGYPLYQDLNGIQLRTKETITFGTQYAF; translated from the coding sequence ATGAAAAATTATATATCGGCTATTTTTCTAATAGCCACCGCTGCATTCTATGCACAAGAAACAACTGATGAATCTGAAAAATGGTCTGCGGGCAGGCCAGACGGACATGCACCCATCTCTGTGATGGGAGACCACATGCATGGCAAAGGAGAATGGATGTTTTCCTATCGTTACATGTATATGAACATGGATGAACTCAAGCAAGGAAGTGATAATGCCTCTTTTAATGATGCCTTGGCAAATTATATGGTCACCCCAACAAAAATGCCAATGAACATGCATATGTTGGGCGTTATGTACGCCCCTAGCAACAAAGTTACTTTAATGGCAATGTTCAATTATTTATCCATGGAGATGGACCATATTACGCGAATGGGCGGAACATTTACAACTGAAGCCAATGGTTTTGGGGACATTCAATTTTCAATCCTTTATAGGTTCTTCAATAAAAATAAGCAAACACTACATGGGCAATTTGGCATCTCAATTCCCACAGGAAGTATTACGGAAAGTGATGTTACTCCAGCTACCGCTCCAAACGAAGTTGAATTGCCTTACCCAATGCAAATTGGTAGTGGCACCTTTGATCCTAGTTTGGCATTGACTTATTTGGGTCAAAATGAATCACTTTCTTGGGGAAGTCAAATAAGGGGAGTTTTCCGTTTTGGAGAAAATGATCGGGAATATCGTTACGGAAACCACTACAGCCTAAATAATTGGGTTGCCGTAAAAGCAAGCGATTGGGTAAGTATTTCTGCGAGATTGGAGGGACTTATTGTAGGCGAGATTGAAGGTGAAGACCCAAATTTGAACCCGATGATGGTTATAACCGCTGATACCAATAATTCTGGTGGAACTTTTATCAATTCAGGAATTGGTATAAACACTTATGTTCCAACGGGCAAGCTTAAGAATTTGAGGTTTGGCGTTGAATTTGGATATCCACTATACCAAGATTTGAATGGAATCCAATTAAGAACAAAGGAGACCATTACGTTCGGAACACAATACGCATTTTGA
- a CDS encoding DJ-1/PfpI family protein, with amino-acid sequence MKKSIIIILALGFLTCEEKKTASTANLDEKKEVAEQKTERNLKPDGTPYSDKELENMGHTESMALLYEVPTDTLKTIGIFVYDGFFTMDALGPLSVLNSMYPTKKLLIGREKGIITSSDNIKIEVDYGIEDIDQLDMLVIPGGFIQTYQATKDQELLDWIRKIDQNSKYTVSVCTGAWILGAAGLLEGKKATTHWYRAEEKLAQYGATFVKERYTNDGKYWTSAGVSAGIDMGLAIVDKILGRNYAEFIALNLEYDPQPPFESGHPDKADRVVTIMTEKMFDEGLKPYIEK; translated from the coding sequence ATGAAAAAATCAATTATAATTATATTGGCATTAGGTTTTTTGACATGTGAGGAAAAGAAAACAGCGTCAACTGCCAATTTAGACGAAAAAAAAGAAGTTGCAGAACAAAAAACAGAACGAAATCTAAAACCTGATGGGACACCTTATTCCGATAAAGAATTGGAAAACATGGGACACACCGAATCCATGGCCTTACTTTATGAAGTTCCTACAGATACCCTGAAAACCATTGGGATTTTCGTTTATGATGGTTTTTTTACTATGGACGCACTGGGGCCACTTTCGGTATTGAACAGCATGTATCCTACAAAAAAACTTCTGATCGGGCGGGAGAAAGGAATTATTACAAGTAGCGATAATATAAAAATTGAAGTTGATTATGGAATTGAAGATATAGACCAGTTGGATATGTTGGTCATACCTGGTGGCTTTATCCAGACCTACCAAGCTACCAAGGACCAAGAACTATTGGATTGGATACGTAAAATAGACCAGAACAGCAAATATACCGTTAGCGTCTGCACGGGAGCATGGATTTTAGGTGCTGCAGGACTGTTGGAAGGTAAAAAGGCCACTACGCATTGGTACCGTGCAGAGGAAAAGTTAGCTCAATACGGAGCAACTTTCGTAAAGGAACGCTATACCAATGATGGTAAGTACTGGACAAGTGCAGGTGTTTCCGCGGGCATAGATATGGGCTTGGCAATCGTAGATAAAATTTTGGGTAGAAATTACGCTGAATTTATAGCATTGAACCTAGAATATGATCCCCAACCCCCTTTTGAAAGTGGCCATCCCGACAAAGCTGACCGCGTGGTAACCATTATGACCGAGAAAATGTTCGATGAAGGATTAAAACCATATATTGAAAAATAG
- the gldD gene encoding gliding motility lipoprotein GldD, giving the protein MKYSWTAYLIILIFIAGCRDEVLPKPGAMLRLDYPNAQYQHLKTNCKYTFELNTLSNLKENKDCSLILDYPMMKGSVYITYKPVRDNLKTLLTDAQKLSYEHVVKADNIVEQPFVNTDERVYGMFYEVSGNAASQSQFYVTDSTDHFVTGSLYFYAKPNYDSILPAAVYLQKDIRRIMETLRWKK; this is encoded by the coding sequence ATGAAGTATAGTTGGACTGCATATCTTATTATTTTAATTTTTATCGCAGGCTGCAGAGATGAGGTTTTGCCCAAACCTGGTGCCATGTTACGTTTGGATTACCCCAATGCACAATATCAACATCTGAAAACCAATTGTAAGTATACTTTTGAACTTAATACATTATCAAACCTTAAAGAAAACAAAGACTGTTCTTTAATTTTGGATTATCCTATGATGAAAGGCTCTGTCTATATTACTTATAAGCCCGTAAGAGATAATCTGAAAACCTTGCTTACCGATGCTCAAAAACTATCTTACGAGCATGTGGTAAAAGCGGATAATATTGTGGAACAGCCCTTTGTCAATACTGATGAAAGAGTCTATGGTATGTTTTATGAAGTAAGCGGTAACGCAGCATCCCAATCACAGTTTTATGTAACGGACAGTACGGACCATTTTGTGACCGGATCACTCTATTTCTATGCCAAGCCCAATTATGATTCCATTCTTCCTGCAGCGGTTTATTTGCAGAAAGATATCAGAAGGATTATGGAAACATTGCGTTGGAAAAAATAG
- a CDS encoding gliding motility-associated protein GldE produces MDPDPYCLAFFLTTFSGIFTIKVIVLFLLLCCSALISGAEVAVFGLSQTNLNEFEEEDASRGKLIVQLLEKPKKLLATILITNNAINIGIVLLFSSIGDTIFSEIDQTLFGVLSVRFLLEVVVATFLILMFGEILPKIYANRNRVQFSQFVAIPLKVLNTIFTPLSAPMRSATLYLEEKLGKQKSSLSVNHLSQALELASEGDTTKEEQKILEGIVTFGNTDTKQVMRPRIDIFALNEEMKFPEVIEEIKKNGYSRIPVFSESMDNVLGVLYVKDLLPYIDRKNFNWMSLIREPYFVPENKKLDDLLLEFQEKKNHLAVVVDEYGGTSGIVTLEDIIEEIVGDISDEFDDEDLIFSKLDDFNYVFDGKTTLKDFYRVVKIENEELFEGKKGESETIAGFVLEISGNFPKLGEKVLFKDYRFVVESLDKKRLKRIKVTLPNEV; encoded by the coding sequence TTGGACCCTGACCCCTATTGTTTGGCGTTTTTCCTAACCACCTTTAGCGGTATCTTCACCATAAAAGTGATCGTACTCTTTTTGCTTCTTTGCTGCTCTGCTCTTATTTCTGGTGCTGAGGTGGCCGTGTTCGGCCTTTCCCAAACAAATTTGAACGAATTTGAAGAAGAGGATGCATCTAGGGGCAAGCTCATTGTTCAGCTTTTGGAAAAACCAAAAAAGCTTCTGGCAACTATATTGATTACGAACAATGCCATAAACATTGGTATCGTTTTACTTTTTAGTTCTATTGGTGATACTATATTCAGTGAGATTGATCAGACCCTTTTTGGAGTGCTTTCTGTTCGCTTTCTTTTGGAAGTTGTTGTGGCAACTTTCCTTATATTGATGTTTGGGGAAATACTGCCAAAAATATATGCCAACAGGAACAGGGTGCAATTTTCACAGTTTGTGGCCATACCCTTAAAGGTATTGAATACGATTTTTACCCCATTGAGCGCCCCCATGCGTTCTGCAACGCTATACCTTGAGGAAAAACTGGGAAAGCAGAAATCCAGCTTAAGTGTTAACCATCTATCTCAAGCCTTAGAATTGGCTTCAGAAGGAGATACAACCAAAGAAGAGCAAAAAATATTGGAAGGTATTGTAACCTTTGGAAATACAGATACCAAGCAGGTAATGCGCCCGCGGATAGATATTTTTGCACTTAACGAAGAAATGAAATTTCCAGAAGTCATTGAAGAAATAAAGAAAAATGGATATTCCAGGATTCCTGTTTTTTCAGAAAGTATGGACAATGTTCTTGGTGTACTTTATGTTAAAGATCTATTGCCCTACATTGACCGTAAAAATTTTAATTGGATGTCCTTGATACGGGAGCCTTATTTTGTCCCTGAGAATAAAAAGTTGGATGATCTGCTATTGGAGTTCCAAGAGAAGAAAAATCATTTGGCCGTTGTGGTAGATGAATATGGGGGTACATCAGGAATAGTGACTCTAGAAGATATAATCGAAGAGATTGTAGGGGATATCAGTGATGAGTTTGACGACGAGGATTTGATATTCTCGAAATTGGACGACTTTAACTATGTGTTTGATGGAAAAACAACTTTGAAAGATTTTTACAGAGTTGTTAAAATAGAGAACGAGGAGCTGTTTGAAGGTAAAAAGGGAGAATCCGAGACCATTGCCGGCTTTGTTTTGGAGATTTCGGGAAATTTTCCAAAGTTGGGAGAGAAAGTACTTTTTAAAGATTATCGGTTTGTAGTAGAGAGCTTGGACAAAAAAAGACTAAAACGTATCAAAGTAACATTGCCAAATGAAGTATAG
- a CDS encoding single-stranded DNA-binding protein, protein MSGTLNKVMLIGHLGDEVKIHYFEGGNCIARFPLATNETYTNKQTGERVTNTDWHNIVIRNKAAEICEKYLSKGDKVYLEGRLKNRQWQGEDGNTRYTTEVHVQDFTFLSTKKESTENAQQPAGKVAQNEPVRSTTGPSGTEKPEQDDDLPF, encoded by the coding sequence ATGAGCGGAACATTGAACAAAGTGATGCTGATCGGGCATTTGGGAGACGAGGTCAAAATCCATTATTTTGAAGGAGGAAACTGTATTGCAAGGTTTCCTTTGGCCACCAACGAAACATATACCAACAAGCAAACAGGGGAAAGGGTCACCAACACCGATTGGCACAACATTGTCATAAGAAATAAAGCTGCGGAAATTTGCGAAAAGTATTTGAGCAAGGGTGATAAGGTATATCTGGAAGGAAGGTTAAAAAATAGACAATGGCAAGGAGAGGACGGCAACACCAGATACACTACGGAAGTACACGTTCAAGATTTTACTTTCTTGTCCACAAAGAAAGAAAGTACGGAGAACGCACAGCAACCAGCTGGTAAAGTAGCACAGAATGAACCCGTAAGATCAACGACCGGTCCCTCTGGTACCGAAAAACCTGAACAGGACGATGACCTACCATTCTAA
- the mutY gene encoding A/G-specific adenine glycosylase — translation MSFSQKILKWYSEHKRELPWRSTNDPYKIWLSEIMLQQTRVAQGTPYYHKFLKAFATVYDLANAEEEQVLKLWQGLGYYSRARNLHATAKIVVEEYKGKFPTTYRELKSLKGVGDYTASAIASICFNEPEPVVDGNVYRVLARYFGVDLPINSTKGIKYFKELAREVMDANNIRDYNQGIMEFGAIQCAPKKPYCLLCPLNNSCVALQENKVSALPVKLNKTKVKNRFFNYLVFQDDTGKTMLEQRKGRGIWQNLYQFPLLESERILDKSEIKALIKHQKGIPKHNSTLLYNEQPIVHKLSHQHLYTKFWILNTEDALKDGVSWENISSFPVPVLIADFIKTYKI, via the coding sequence ATGTCTTTTTCCCAAAAAATTTTGAAATGGTACAGTGAGCATAAGCGTGAACTTCCATGGAGATCAACCAATGACCCCTATAAAATTTGGCTTTCAGAGATTATGCTGCAGCAAACACGTGTTGCCCAAGGAACACCCTATTATCATAAGTTTTTAAAGGCTTTCGCAACAGTTTACGATTTAGCAAATGCTGAAGAAGAACAAGTACTAAAACTTTGGCAAGGTCTGGGATACTATTCCAGAGCTAGAAACCTCCATGCTACGGCAAAAATTGTGGTTGAAGAGTATAAAGGAAAATTTCCCACTACCTATAGAGAGCTCAAATCATTGAAAGGTGTTGGGGATTATACTGCCAGTGCCATAGCTTCAATATGTTTTAATGAGCCAGAACCTGTTGTAGATGGGAATGTTTATCGCGTGCTGGCCAGATATTTTGGTGTGGATTTGCCCATTAACAGTACAAAGGGAATCAAATACTTTAAAGAATTGGCGCGCGAAGTAATGGATGCCAATAATATTCGGGACTATAATCAGGGCATCATGGAATTTGGAGCAATTCAATGCGCTCCCAAGAAACCGTACTGCTTGTTATGTCCTTTGAACAATAGTTGTGTGGCGCTTCAAGAAAACAAAGTGAGTGCCCTGCCCGTAAAGCTCAATAAAACAAAAGTTAAGAATAGGTTTTTTAACTATTTGGTTTTTCAGGACGATACAGGAAAGACTATGCTCGAACAACGAAAAGGCAGGGGTATCTGGCAGAACCTATATCAATTTCCCCTGTTGGAATCCGAAAGGATATTGGATAAATCAGAAATAAAAGCACTCATAAAACACCAAAAGGGAATTCCCAAGCACAATAGTACCCTATTGTATAACGAGCAACCTATAGTCCACAAACTTTCCCATCAACACCTGTATACCAAATTTTGGATTTTAAATACAGAAGATGCTTTAAAAGATGGAGTTTCTTGGGAAAATATCAGTTCTTTTCCAGTTCCTGTTTTGATTGCCGATTTCATTAAGACATATAAAATTTAG
- a CDS encoding HU family DNA-binding protein produces the protein MTKADIVTRISEKLGIEKGDVQATVESFMEEVKTSLENGDNVYLRGFGSFIIKTRAEKTGRNISKNTTIKIPAHNIPAFKPAKVFVEGVKSNVQVK, from the coding sequence ATGACGAAAGCAGATATTGTAACTAGAATCTCGGAAAAACTAGGTATTGAAAAAGGAGACGTACAAGCAACAGTTGAATCTTTTATGGAGGAGGTAAAAACTTCATTGGAGAATGGTGATAATGTTTATTTAAGAGGTTTTGGGAGCTTTATCATAAAGACGAGAGCAGAAAAGACCGGTAGAAACATTTCAAAGAACACTACCATAAAAATCCCTGCGCACAACATACCTGCCTTTAAACCCGCAAAGGTTTTTGTTGAGGGTGTAAAAAGCAACGTTCAAGTAAAATAA